In one Neobacillus sp. WH10 genomic region, the following are encoded:
- the cobS gene encoding adenosylcobinamide-GDP ribazoletransferase has product MIKFMKGFLINLQFFTALPIPLELPMDKEHLRKAVQAFPLLGLFQGIIYSCLFYVFHEFTPFSHLAVAFMLWLATILVTGGIHLDGWMDASDAYFSYQDPEKRLEIMKDPRTGAFGVLSIIVLLGCKFLFIYESTLNVEQATYFFIAAIPFLSKSVMGVLLLTIKSAKNNGLGSLFQSAAKPRVLWIYPVYLMSFLFLVLLISKDYFLVGLLILTAVCCLFLCRRKAVKWFGGITGDVLGASVEGTELILWMTVWLLHYFVMG; this is encoded by the coding sequence ATGATTAAATTCATGAAAGGATTCTTGATAAACCTTCAATTTTTTACAGCATTGCCTATCCCACTTGAATTACCGATGGACAAGGAACATCTAAGAAAGGCAGTACAAGCTTTTCCACTATTAGGATTATTTCAAGGGATAATCTATTCATGTCTATTTTATGTGTTTCATGAATTTACTCCTTTTTCTCATTTAGCTGTTGCGTTCATGCTTTGGCTGGCAACGATACTCGTGACAGGAGGAATCCATCTAGATGGCTGGATGGATGCGAGTGATGCTTATTTTTCCTACCAAGATCCTGAAAAAAGACTTGAAATTATGAAGGATCCAAGAACGGGTGCATTTGGTGTTTTATCTATTATTGTATTATTAGGCTGTAAGTTTCTATTTATTTATGAGAGTACTTTGAACGTCGAACAAGCCACATATTTCTTTATTGCAGCTATACCGTTTTTGAGTAAAAGTGTAATGGGCGTTCTTTTGTTAACAATTAAGTCGGCTAAAAATAATGGGCTAGGCTCGTTATTCCAAAGTGCCGCAAAGCCTCGGGTGTTATGGATCTATCCAGTGTACTTAATGAGTTTTTTATTTCTCGTATTGCTTATTAGTAAGGACTACTTCCTTGTCGGTTTATTGATTTTAACCGCTGTCTGTTGTTTATTTTTATGCCGTCGTAAAGCTGTAAAATGGTTTGGCGGGATTACAGGAGATGTATTAGGAGCTTCAGTAGAAGGGACTGAGTTAATACTGTGGATGACCGTGTGGTTATTGCATTATTTCGTCATGGGGTAA
- a CDS encoding histidine phosphatase family protein yields the protein MVIALFRHGVTEANKRKEYLGWNDSPITAESKAISTTKSFECYFSSDLQRCIDTTKILFPNSNPFLLEDLREMNFGKWEGKTYDNLREDMLYRQWLTDPVNNCPPEGESFDTFTKRVQVGWNKIIHQVLSKSSQSCAVITHGGVIRYLLSKFAPEKKDFWDWQARHSQGFELIFDREALRRGERCTLLLEVPLTAKEHG from the coding sequence GTGGTTATTGCATTATTTCGTCATGGGGTAACAGAAGCTAACAAACGGAAAGAGTATTTAGGATGGAATGATTCTCCAATAACTGCTGAATCAAAAGCAATATCGACAACAAAAAGCTTTGAGTGCTATTTTTCTAGTGATTTACAAAGATGTATTGATACAACAAAAATATTGTTTCCAAATAGTAATCCGTTTTTATTAGAAGATTTACGAGAAATGAATTTCGGCAAATGGGAAGGGAAGACCTATGATAATCTGAGAGAAGATATGCTCTATCGACAATGGCTGACAGATCCTGTTAATAATTGTCCGCCGGAGGGGGAATCTTTTGATACTTTTACAAAGAGAGTTCAAGTCGGCTGGAACAAGATTATCCATCAGGTTCTTTCCAAAAGTAGTCAGAGTTGTGCGGTCATCACCCACGGTGGAGTCATCAGGTATCTTTTATCTAAATTTGCACCTGAAAAGAAAGACTTTTGGGATTGGCAGGCAAGGCATAGTCAAGGGTTCGAGCTCATTTTTGATAGAGAAGCACTAAGGAGGGGTGAACGTTGCACTTTATTACTGGAGGTGCCTTTAACGGCAAAAGAGCATGGGTGA
- a CDS encoding bifunctional adenosylcobinamide kinase/adenosylcobinamide-phosphate guanylyltransferase has protein sequence MHFITGGAFNGKRAWVKKIYHVNRHDYWLSAYDNCPLPINFKDIDQDVIILEGVEFWLKDLTKKYDSKESRRIWNSCLENWHTWEKARVNRKLIVIGTDITKGIVPLEKENRVWRDVTGWAYQDIAAKSEKVDVIWYGLNQNIK, from the coding sequence TTGCACTTTATTACTGGAGGTGCCTTTAACGGCAAAAGAGCATGGGTGAAAAAAATATATCATGTAAACAGACATGATTATTGGTTGTCAGCGTACGATAACTGTCCTCTTCCTATAAATTTTAAGGATATCGACCAAGACGTGATTATTCTAGAGGGTGTAGAATTTTGGTTGAAAGATTTAACGAAGAAATATGATTCAAAGGAGTCTCGAAGAATTTGGAATAGTTGTTTAGAAAATTGGCATACATGGGAAAAGGCAAGGGTAAATCGCAAGTTGATCGTAATAGGGACCGATATAACAAAAGGAATTGTCCCATTGGAAAAAGAAAATAGAGTATGGCGAGATGTAACAGGATGGGCCTATCAAGATATTGCAGCAAAATCAGAAAAAGTAGATGTCATTTGGTATGGATTAAACCAAAATATAAAATAA
- a CDS encoding cob(I)yrinic acid a,c-diamide adenosyltransferase, with protein MRIYTRTGDKGKTSIIGGRVDKDDIRVEAYGTVDEVNCFVGQAIQELDQDSFLDVLNDLEKIQHELFDCGGDLANVSEKREIKLHQESIDYLEKKIDEYIEEAPELERFILPGGTKPSASIHIARTVTRRAERLVVSLLKADPKTPEIALQYLNRLSDYFFALARVINSRLNVRDVEYVRSAKVFRDGKRKDDK; from the coding sequence ATGAGAATTTATACGAGGACAGGTGACAAAGGAAAAACAAGTATTATTGGCGGCAGGGTAGACAAAGATGACATCCGGGTAGAGGCATACGGAACAGTTGATGAAGTTAATTGCTTTGTTGGGCAAGCGATTCAAGAACTTGACCAAGATAGTTTTTTGGACGTGCTTAATGATCTTGAAAAAATTCAACATGAATTATTTGACTGTGGCGGTGATCTTGCGAATGTGTCGGAAAAGCGAGAAATAAAGCTTCATCAAGAATCGATCGATTACCTGGAGAAGAAAATAGACGAATATATTGAAGAGGCTCCGGAGCTAGAAAGATTTATTTTACCTGGGGGAACAAAACCTTCAGCATCGATTCATATTGCAAGAACGGTTACAAGGCGAGCGGAAAGATTGGTTGTATCGCTATTGAAGGCGGACCCGAAAACACCTGAAATAGCATTACAATACTTAAATCGATTATCGGATTATTTCTTTGCCTTGGCTAGGGTAATAAACAGCCGCCTTAATGTTCGTGACGTAGAATATGTTCGCAGTGCGAAAGTCTTTAGAGATGGGAAGCGTAAAGATGATAAGTAA